The following proteins are co-located in the Corynebacterium aquilae DSM 44791 genome:
- a CDS encoding S1C family serine protease yields MRYEDMPKNPFHNDDAASEAQASQRRAEGEYTQPRDAVAQQPLTPSQSNSAPQWGGDAAIQDAQQQRSDTAADSAPAQPYSSVAKPPVAPRTLADAAAQQVNDVRETISFDAVPEQAPRHYAPAGAAGGFSAPRNPYAYEAQQPLAAGGAGGVPPTGQGFEGPAFAQPAPQGHKAVKEKKKVSLGTALAMMLVGAIGAGTLTGVAATQFAPENSTAVNALNEPTIHRTATKEPGSVEDVASNVLPAVVSIRVAGPSAVDEGSGSIISSDGYVLTNNHVVDAASQGGQIQVTLNDGRTFGADLVAGDPSYDVAVIKLRDAKDLPVINFGNSDDIKVGQQVVAIGSPLGLSATVTSGIVSALNRPVRASGQAGGESSLIDAIQTDAAINPGNSGGPLVDMSGNLIGMNSVIASMSQGGSEAGSIGLGFAIPVNQARKIAQELIQDGKVTTPKIGVRLAPQSRVKGAVVGQVDEGSPAQEAGIAPGDVIIGVDDRATDSADALIAAIRSHNVGDKVTLKVTSIDNQNDVKDVPVTLS; encoded by the coding sequence ATGCGATACGAAGACATGCCCAAGAACCCCTTCCACAATGATGACGCTGCTTCCGAGGCTCAGGCTTCGCAGCGGCGCGCTGAAGGGGAGTACACCCAGCCGCGGGATGCTGTGGCGCAGCAGCCCCTGACGCCCTCCCAGTCGAATTCTGCGCCGCAGTGGGGTGGTGATGCCGCCATCCAGGATGCTCAGCAGCAGCGCAGCGATACCGCTGCGGACTCTGCCCCGGCTCAGCCGTACAGTTCGGTGGCGAAGCCGCCGGTGGCTCCGCGGACGTTGGCGGATGCTGCGGCGCAACAGGTAAACGATGTGCGGGAGACCATAAGTTTTGATGCCGTTCCGGAGCAAGCTCCCCGGCACTATGCGCCGGCTGGCGCTGCGGGTGGTTTCAGCGCTCCCCGGAATCCTTATGCCTATGAGGCGCAGCAGCCGCTGGCTGCTGGTGGGGCTGGTGGTGTGCCGCCGACCGGGCAGGGCTTCGAGGGGCCGGCTTTTGCTCAGCCTGCCCCGCAGGGCCACAAGGCTGTGAAGGAAAAGAAGAAGGTGTCTTTGGGCACCGCTTTGGCGATGATGTTGGTGGGCGCTATTGGCGCTGGCACTTTGACTGGTGTGGCTGCTACCCAGTTCGCCCCGGAGAACAGCACGGCTGTTAATGCGTTGAATGAGCCGACGATTCACCGCACGGCGACTAAGGAGCCGGGCAGTGTGGAAGATGTTGCCTCGAATGTGTTGCCGGCAGTGGTTTCTATTCGGGTGGCTGGCCCGTCTGCTGTTGATGAGGGGTCGGGGTCGATTATTTCCTCCGACGGCTATGTGTTGACCAATAATCACGTGGTGGATGCGGCCTCGCAGGGCGGGCAGATTCAGGTCACTTTAAATGATGGCCGCACTTTTGGTGCGGATCTGGTTGCCGGGGATCCGTCCTATGACGTGGCTGTGATTAAGTTGCGCGATGCCAAGGATTTGCCGGTGATCAACTTCGGTAATTCTGATGACATCAAGGTGGGCCAGCAGGTTGTGGCGATTGGTTCTCCGCTGGGGTTGTCTGCGACGGTGACCTCTGGCATTGTTTCGGCGTTGAATCGTCCGGTGCGGGCTTCTGGTCAGGCTGGGGGAGAGTCTTCGTTGATTGATGCGATCCAGACTGATGCTGCTATTAACCCGGGTAACTCCGGTGGGCCTTTGGTGGATATGTCGGGCAATCTCATCGGAATGAATTCGGTGATTGCGTCGATGTCTCAGGGTGGTTCGGAGGCAGGTTCGATTGGTTTGGGTTTTGCTATTCCGGTCAATCAGGCCCGCAAGATCGCCCAGGAGCTTATCCAGGACGGTAAGGTGACTACTCCGAAGATTGGGGTGCGTTTGGCACCGCAGTCCCGGGTGAAGGGCGCTGTGGTGGGGCAGGTTGATGAGGGTTCGCCGGCCCAGGAGGCGGGTATTGCTCCGGGTGATGTGATCATCGGTGTTGATGATCGTGCGACGGATTCGGCTGATGCGCTCATCGCGGCTATTCGTTCTCACAATGTTGGCGACAAGGTGACGTTGAAAGTTACCTCAATTGACAACCAGAACGACGTGAAAGATGTGCCTGTCACGCTAAGCTAG
- a CDS encoding MogA/MoaB family molybdenum cofactor biosynthesis protein, with protein MEHSSHAPVDLDGIAEPDPEVLRAEESDGGAKPQRRALVVLVGDSITDPDSTARLVTELLNEDDFTVDAVVGVPSKGKAIRKALETAVVGGADLVLTIGGTGVGPRNKTPDATRAVLDQILPGVSQALRASGLACGAIDAGTSRGIAGVSGSTMIVNLAPSRSSIRDGMATLGPLVHHVLDQLDQWTCE; from the coding sequence ATGGAACACTCCTCACACGCCCCCGTTGATCTTGATGGCATCGCTGAGCCGGATCCGGAGGTTTTGCGCGCCGAGGAAAGCGACGGCGGCGCCAAGCCGCAGCGTCGTGCGCTCGTCGTGTTAGTTGGTGATTCGATCACTGACCCGGATTCCACTGCCCGCCTGGTGACTGAGTTGCTCAACGAAGACGATTTCACCGTCGATGCGGTGGTGGGGGTTCCTTCCAAGGGCAAAGCGATCCGCAAGGCGTTGGAAACTGCTGTGGTCGGTGGCGCGGATTTGGTGCTCACCATTGGTGGTACTGGGGTGGGGCCGCGCAATAAGACCCCTGATGCGACCCGTGCGGTGCTTGACCAGATTCTGCCTGGGGTGTCCCAGGCGTTGCGTGCGTCGGGTTTGGCTTGCGGTGCGATTGATGCTGGTACTTCTCGGGGTATTGCGGGAGTGTCCGGTTCCACCATGATCGTTAATCTGGCGCCGTCGCGGTCTTCCATTCGTGATGGTATGGCGACGTTGGGTCCGTTGGTGCACCACGTTTTGGATCAGCTGGATCAGTGGACCTGTGAATAG
- the mscL gene encoding large conductance mechanosensitive channel protein MscL, giving the protein MLKGFKDFIMRGNVVDLAVAVVVATAFTAIVTAFTENLVNPLIASFGSADADGLGFFIKAGNEATFMNFGAVITAAINFIIVAAIVYFLIVVPMNKVKAAQAARAGAVEEEEEAVAVDTQLLTEIRDLLKTRNI; this is encoded by the coding sequence ATGCTCAAGGGCTTTAAAGACTTCATCATGCGTGGCAACGTCGTCGACCTCGCCGTCGCAGTGGTCGTGGCAACCGCTTTCACCGCTATCGTCACCGCCTTCACTGAGAACCTCGTGAACCCGCTGATCGCCTCCTTCGGCAGCGCCGACGCTGACGGCCTCGGCTTCTTCATCAAGGCCGGCAACGAAGCCACCTTCATGAACTTCGGTGCCGTCATCACCGCCGCCATCAACTTCATCATCGTCGCCGCCATCGTCTACTTCCTCATCGTCGTCCCGATGAACAAGGTCAAGGCCGCCCAGGCTGCCCGCGCCGGCGCCGTCGAGGAAGAAGAGGAAGCAGTCGCAGTCGACACCCAGCTGCTCACCGAGATCCGCGACCTGCTCAAGACTCGCAACATCTAA
- a CDS encoding SAF domain-containing protein yields the protein MAAHDIIAGHKITAADLTTRTQPAGLAPEGHLDKDAIVGKIAAHGLTTGDTFSPLNVLGEDLTNTFVTINTINDRSEPGNMVPLPLADPALAPLLQHGDVVSVVVADENTSEPRVISAGGTIISTTESTAGKNATAVLIALPESDARKVAAISMYTPVAVVVTGARAHNDP from the coding sequence GTGGCCGCGCACGACATCATCGCGGGACACAAGATCACCGCAGCAGACCTCACCACCCGCACCCAACCCGCCGGCCTCGCCCCCGAAGGACATCTCGACAAGGATGCAATCGTCGGAAAAATCGCTGCCCACGGATTAACAACGGGTGATACTTTTTCACCCCTCAATGTGCTGGGAGAGGATCTCACTAACACATTTGTGACGATAAACACCATTAACGACAGAAGCGAGCCAGGCAATATGGTGCCCCTGCCCCTCGCGGACCCAGCTCTGGCTCCACTGCTGCAGCATGGCGATGTGGTCTCCGTGGTCGTTGCCGACGAAAACACTTCAGAACCCCGGGTCATATCCGCTGGTGGAACCATTATTTCCACCACGGAAAGCACGGCCGGGAAAAACGCCACGGCCGTCCTGATTGCCCTCCCCGAAAGCGACGCACGGAAAGTGGCAGCGATCTCAATGTATACCCCTGTTGCGGTTGTGGTCACAGGGGCGCGCGCCCACAACGACCCCTAG
- a CDS encoding 5-formyltetrahydrofolate cyclo-ligase — protein sequence MGTSSNQRGTKVTTAVSANSAQMAAAKQSIRAQIRQARQLRAHGELDDAIAAHAASLSHGAAQVAAYFPTTGEPGGQSLLPALSKHCRPLIPRTLEDAEMDLGWADGPLIPTSFGAQEPVAGGHAFSTCDLIFVPALACTRDGYRLGQGGGFYDRALVDVNAPVIALLYDEEVLNELPVEEHDMRVSGVITPSGLFWCNGTKN from the coding sequence ATGGGCACATCATCCAACCAGCGCGGAACCAAGGTCACCACGGCCGTTTCCGCCAACAGCGCACAAATGGCCGCGGCCAAGCAGTCCATTCGCGCGCAGATTCGCCAGGCGCGGCAACTCCGCGCCCACGGCGAACTGGACGACGCAATCGCTGCCCATGCCGCGTCGCTATCACATGGCGCCGCTCAGGTCGCGGCCTACTTTCCTACAACCGGAGAGCCAGGCGGACAATCACTCCTGCCAGCACTCTCCAAACACTGCAGGCCACTGATCCCCCGCACCCTCGAAGATGCGGAAATGGATCTTGGCTGGGCTGACGGCCCACTGATTCCAACCTCCTTTGGGGCACAGGAACCAGTCGCCGGCGGCCACGCATTCTCCACGTGCGACCTCATTTTTGTTCCCGCCCTCGCGTGCACCCGCGACGGCTACCGCCTGGGACAAGGCGGCGGCTTCTACGACCGTGCACTGGTAGACGTCAATGCGCCCGTTATCGCATTGCTCTACGACGAGGAAGTACTCAATGAGCTCCCCGTGGAAGAACACGACATGCGGGTCAGTGGCGTCATCACGCCATCCGGTTTGTTTTGGTGCAACGGAACCAAAAACTAG
- a CDS encoding UTP--glucose-1-phosphate uridylyltransferase → MNLPIADHKWSVKTVVVPAAGMGTRFLPATKTVPKELLPVVDTPGIEVIASEAAALGASKMIIVTAPKKQGVLAHFDPYPELEALLEERGKSAQLEKVRRAPNLIEAIPVTQERPLGLGHAVSLAEAELHDDEDVVAVMLPDDLVLPQGVMETMAKARESVGGSVLCACEVPREEVSNYGVFEVEPVDDPATPGLKKVIGMVEKPAVEDAPSNYVATGRYLLDREIFDALRKITPGAGGELQLTDAIAMLIDKGHPVHIVVHDGARHDLGNPGGYIRACVDFALRDPQYGPGLRRYLTARLSQED, encoded by the coding sequence ATGAATCTTCCCATTGCCGATCACAAATGGTCCGTGAAGACGGTCGTCGTTCCGGCAGCAGGAATGGGTACGCGATTCCTGCCCGCCACCAAGACGGTTCCGAAGGAACTTCTTCCCGTCGTTGATACCCCCGGTATCGAGGTCATCGCCAGCGAAGCTGCCGCTTTGGGTGCAAGCAAGATGATCATCGTCACCGCCCCGAAAAAACAGGGCGTGCTGGCACACTTCGACCCCTACCCGGAACTCGAGGCCCTGCTAGAGGAACGCGGCAAGTCCGCCCAGCTGGAAAAAGTCCGCCGCGCCCCTAACCTCATCGAGGCCATTCCGGTGACCCAGGAACGCCCCTTAGGCCTGGGGCATGCGGTCAGCTTGGCGGAAGCAGAACTGCATGACGACGAAGACGTCGTCGCGGTGATGCTCCCCGACGACTTGGTCTTGCCCCAGGGCGTGATGGAAACCATGGCCAAAGCCCGCGAAAGCGTCGGCGGCAGCGTGCTGTGCGCCTGCGAGGTGCCCCGCGAGGAGGTCTCCAACTACGGCGTGTTTGAGGTAGAACCCGTCGACGACCCGGCCACCCCGGGGCTGAAAAAAGTCATCGGCATGGTTGAAAAGCCCGCCGTGGAAGACGCTCCCTCCAACTACGTGGCCACCGGACGCTACCTATTGGATCGAGAAATCTTCGACGCGCTGAGAAAAATCACCCCGGGTGCTGGTGGCGAACTGCAGCTGACCGACGCAATTGCTATGTTGATCGACAAGGGTCATCCGGTACATATCGTGGTCCATGACGGCGCGCGTCATGACTTAGGTAATCCGGGCGGCTACATTCGTGCCTGTGTGGATTTCGCGTTGCGGGATCCCCAGTACGGTCCGGGTCTTCGCCGCTACCTTACGGCCCGGCTTTCACAGGAAGACTAG
- the glp gene encoding gephyrin-like molybdotransferase Glp → MRSVEEQLVRVTSLPVSPEPVRIAISEALGLMCAEEVEATRPLPGFPQAAIDGYAVRAVDVGGQRPLSGAEPVAVNSVSLPVVGEVAAGSAQPLRLQPKQAVRVWTGAPLPALADAVLPLQWSDRGTNRVRPTRSVKSGEFVRRVGDDISPGDVAVQPGDILGPAQIGLLAAVGRSKVLVYPRPRVSVISVGRELVDIDREPTLGQVFDVNSYALAAAGREAGADVHRVGIAEGEPRRVRDIIEGQLLRSEILVISGGVGGAGSEVIRKVLAEMGDVDTARVAMHPGSVQGFANIDGKPVFLVPNNPVSALVIFEIFIRPVIRQALGKRSAQRRYVRARSVNRIQSRYGRRGFVRAKLMRDADTSDYLVQGLGGATGAPAHLLAGMGEANAIVRIPENVELVQPGDVVDVLFLSQR, encoded by the coding sequence ATGCGCAGCGTCGAAGAACAGCTGGTCAGAGTCACCAGCCTGCCAGTGTCCCCGGAGCCTGTCCGGATCGCAATCTCCGAGGCGTTGGGCTTGATGTGTGCCGAAGAAGTCGAAGCCACCCGCCCACTGCCGGGCTTTCCCCAAGCCGCCATCGACGGCTATGCGGTGCGCGCCGTGGACGTGGGCGGCCAACGCCCACTATCGGGAGCCGAACCCGTCGCAGTGAACTCGGTGAGCCTGCCGGTCGTCGGCGAGGTGGCCGCCGGCTCGGCGCAACCCTTGCGCCTGCAACCAAAACAAGCCGTCCGCGTGTGGACCGGCGCCCCGCTACCCGCCCTTGCGGATGCGGTGCTGCCACTGCAGTGGTCGGATAGGGGCACCAATCGGGTGCGCCCCACCCGCTCGGTGAAATCAGGAGAATTCGTCCGCCGCGTCGGCGATGACATTTCCCCCGGCGACGTCGCCGTCCAACCCGGAGACATCCTCGGCCCCGCACAAATCGGCCTGTTAGCGGCAGTGGGGCGCTCCAAAGTGCTGGTCTACCCCCGCCCCCGCGTCTCCGTCATCTCCGTCGGACGCGAACTCGTCGACATCGACCGCGAACCCACCCTCGGGCAAGTCTTCGACGTCAACTCCTACGCCCTCGCGGCCGCCGGCCGCGAAGCCGGCGCCGACGTGCACCGCGTCGGCATCGCCGAAGGTGAACCCCGACGAGTCCGCGACATCATCGAAGGCCAGCTACTGCGCAGCGAAATCCTGGTCATCTCCGGCGGCGTTGGCGGCGCCGGAAGCGAGGTCATTCGCAAAGTGCTCGCCGAAATGGGCGACGTCGACACCGCCCGGGTCGCCATGCACCCCGGCAGTGTGCAAGGCTTTGCCAACATCGACGGCAAACCCGTCTTCCTCGTCCCCAACAACCCCGTCTCGGCGCTGGTGATCTTCGAAATCTTCATCCGCCCCGTCATCCGCCAAGCACTCGGCAAACGCTCCGCGCAACGCCGCTACGTGCGCGCCCGCAGCGTCAACCGCATCCAATCCCGCTACGGCCGCCGTGGATTCGTCCGCGCCAAACTCATGCGCGACGCAGACACCTCCGACTACCTCGTCCAAGGCCTCGGCGGCGCCACCGGCGCCCCCGCCCACCTGCTCGCCGGCATGGGAGAAGCCAACGCCATCGTGCGGATCCCCGAAAACGTGGAACTCGTCCAGCCCGGCGACGTCGTCGACGTGCTGTTCCTCTCCCAACGATGA
- a CDS encoding GNAT family N-acetyltransferase: MLNRLRSLLNGELPARPHPDHPGWPGKVGDVLLADGGLVTVRPLKVGDFSSWRRMRLEDEHLIRPVEPTVRGSWAEAHTRASFMEQLAGLRRLASFGHVLPLAIEVDGLFAGQLTIGGIERGTALSGWVGYWVSSRYTGRGVAQAALALGVDHAFNKVGLHRLTATFLPDNPTSGSVLKAVGFRREGYLRGNLHIDGRWRDHEFVALLREDYPETAIRRLQQRGTLRH, translated from the coding sequence ATGCTAAACCGACTGCGATCCCTACTCAACGGCGAACTACCCGCCCGGCCCCACCCAGACCACCCCGGCTGGCCCGGGAAAGTCGGCGACGTCCTCCTCGCCGACGGCGGCCTCGTCACCGTCCGCCCCCTCAAAGTCGGCGACTTCAGCTCATGGCGCCGCATGCGCCTCGAAGACGAACACCTCATCCGCCCCGTGGAACCCACCGTGCGCGGCAGCTGGGCCGAGGCCCACACCCGCGCCTCCTTCATGGAACAACTCGCCGGACTGCGACGCCTAGCCAGCTTCGGACACGTGCTACCGCTCGCCATCGAAGTCGACGGGCTTTTCGCCGGACAACTCACCATCGGCGGCATCGAACGCGGAACCGCCCTAAGCGGATGGGTCGGCTACTGGGTATCCAGCCGCTACACCGGCCGCGGTGTTGCCCAAGCCGCCCTCGCCCTCGGCGTCGACCACGCCTTCAACAAAGTCGGACTCCACCGCCTCACCGCCACCTTCCTCCCCGACAACCCCACCTCCGGCAGCGTGCTCAAAGCAGTCGGTTTCCGCCGCGAAGGCTACCTCCGCGGCAACCTCCACATCGACGGGCGCTGGCGCGACCACGAATTCGTCGCCCTGCTGCGCGAAGACTACCCCGAGACCGCAATCAGGCGCCTCCAACAACGAGGCACCCTGCGCCACTAA
- the glpR gene encoding gephyrin-like molybdotransferase receptor GlpR, with the protein MSSTLGVALLIVLWLFVLAPIFVRNQKPIRKTTEAFDQTRVVVAGGQEPTRPRRPRLLPTDVHVSREENSEAEDVEEHDIIIDDDFTPRRNDDVNALQVLDGAIEEPVEAKATSTTEASDAETEREAEAAAEAETETAGEVALAPAENTPEERETTPAHTAADADEDGEELASVSTLYADAEDAIDIDDSYLSPADLLHPEADYEDYPDASEYSQPAADPEVPAAATQLRDEDLELTDEDYAFAQSRRSRTAYNPEREAEKWAKLAQRRQRTLIGFGVAVVLSFLVAVLVGSFAWVLPVLAIGFSIAYMVALRNQVVVERQLRAQRIARLRRQRLGVRTAGDNSHVPDRLRSPGAIVLEADDDCPDFDELDVMYTGLHIEEELPVSHDRHAV; encoded by the coding sequence ATGTCCTCAACATTGGGTGTTGCCCTGCTGATTGTGCTGTGGCTTTTCGTCCTGGCACCAATCTTCGTGCGCAACCAAAAGCCAATCCGCAAAACCACGGAGGCTTTCGACCAGACCCGCGTCGTCGTGGCCGGTGGCCAAGAACCCACCCGCCCGCGCCGCCCGCGCCTGCTGCCCACCGACGTGCACGTTAGCCGCGAGGAAAATAGCGAAGCCGAAGACGTCGAAGAACACGACATCATCATCGACGATGACTTCACCCCTCGCCGAAACGACGACGTCAACGCACTGCAGGTCCTCGACGGCGCCATCGAAGAACCCGTCGAAGCGAAAGCCACCTCGACGACCGAGGCCAGCGACGCCGAAACCGAACGAGAAGCAGAAGCCGCAGCAGAAGCGGAGACTGAAACCGCAGGTGAAGTCGCCTTAGCCCCGGCAGAAAACACCCCGGAAGAGCGAGAAACCACCCCCGCGCACACCGCCGCCGACGCCGATGAAGACGGGGAGGAACTGGCAAGTGTCAGCACCCTCTACGCGGATGCTGAGGATGCCATCGACATCGACGACTCCTACTTGAGCCCCGCCGATCTTTTGCACCCAGAGGCCGACTACGAGGACTACCCGGACGCTTCCGAGTACTCCCAGCCCGCCGCAGACCCCGAGGTGCCGGCCGCGGCCACGCAGCTTCGCGACGAGGACCTGGAACTGACCGACGAAGACTACGCCTTCGCCCAGTCCCGTCGCTCCCGCACCGCCTACAACCCCGAGCGCGAAGCCGAAAAATGGGCCAAGCTTGCCCAACGCCGCCAGCGCACCCTGATCGGCTTCGGTGTGGCCGTCGTGCTGAGTTTCCTTGTTGCCGTACTGGTGGGTAGCTTCGCCTGGGTACTGCCGGTGCTGGCCATCGGCTTTTCCATCGCCTACATGGTCGCCCTGCGCAACCAGGTGGTGGTGGAACGCCAACTGCGCGCCCAGCGCATCGCCCGCCTGCGCCGCCAACGGCTTGGCGTGCGCACCGCCGGCGACAACTCCCACGTGCCGGATCGTCTCCGCTCCCCGGGCGCGATCGTGCTCGAAGCCGATGACGACTGCCCGGATTTTGATGAGCTCGATGTGATGTACACCGGCCTGCACATCGAGGAAGAACTGCCGGTAAGCCACGACCGCCACGCCGTCTAA
- a CDS encoding DoxX family protein, which translates to MDKPVVRDSALLFLRLVVGFVFVFHGCMVFFGHGGVDATAADFAANGVPQPHLSAYIAGVSQILGGACLLIGVLTTFAAGALALFMMCAMYFVHGEHGFFVGDNGLEYPLVLTTALLMIVVFGAGRASLDEVLSR; encoded by the coding sequence ATGGATAAGCCAGTCGTGAGGGACTCAGCCCTACTCTTTCTCCGCCTCGTTGTGGGATTCGTGTTTGTGTTCCACGGCTGCATGGTTTTCTTCGGGCATGGCGGCGTAGACGCCACGGCCGCGGACTTCGCCGCCAACGGGGTGCCCCAACCCCACCTGTCCGCCTACATCGCCGGGGTCAGTCAAATCCTTGGCGGCGCCTGCCTGCTGATCGGGGTGCTCACCACCTTCGCGGCCGGCGCGCTGGCACTGTTTATGATGTGCGCGATGTACTTCGTGCACGGCGAACACGGCTTTTTCGTCGGCGATAATGGTCTGGAATACCCGCTAGTGCTTACCACCGCCTTGCTGATGATCGTGGTGTTTGGTGCCGGGCGGGCCAGTTTGGACGAAGTGCTGTCGCGATGA
- a CDS encoding zf-HC2 domain-containing protein → MIECTQVQAALSARLDGEPVGLDDDVIDAHVSGCQQCATFLERAALLNRSLSINSQPAAIPDLSDAILSTVEPEFRRQAASRAAWVMAARALLVVVGVLFVWFGVRTFAGSIGVEDPQTQALALDAAAVRMTLAFGALFAAWRPGAMGYLMPMYGALFAFSVGLRVRDVLLGTITVGEVTFIALVGVAAVALVVGWMANSGAVAIRQMWQTLSATPRG, encoded by the coding sequence ATGATCGAGTGCACGCAGGTACAGGCCGCGCTGTCGGCCCGACTCGATGGGGAACCAGTCGGGTTGGATGATGATGTCATCGACGCCCACGTGTCCGGCTGCCAGCAGTGCGCCACCTTCCTGGAGCGCGCCGCCCTATTGAACCGCTCGCTGAGCATCAACAGCCAGCCCGCGGCCATCCCGGATCTGTCGGATGCGATCCTGTCCACCGTGGAGCCGGAGTTTCGTCGCCAGGCCGCCAGCCGGGCGGCGTGGGTGATGGCGGCGCGGGCTTTACTAGTGGTCGTGGGGGTGCTGTTCGTGTGGTTCGGGGTGCGCACCTTTGCTGGCAGTATCGGGGTCGAGGACCCGCAGACCCAGGCGCTGGCGTTGGATGCCGCGGCGGTGCGCATGACACTGGCCTTTGGAGCATTGTTTGCGGCGTGGCGTCCCGGTGCCATGGGGTATTTGATGCCGATGTATGGGGCGCTATTTGCATTCAGCGTCGGCCTGCGGGTGCGTGACGTGCTGTTGGGCACCATCACCGTCGGCGAGGTCACCTTTATCGCCCTGGTGGGCGTGGCGGCGGTGGCGCTGGTGGTGGGCTGGATGGCTAATTCTGGGGCGGTGGCTATTCGCCAGATGTGGCAAACCCTCAGCGCAACTCCGCGCGGCTAG
- a CDS encoding alpha-amylase family protein, whose translation MSFSDHAILWHVYPLGFVGAPIRPESPEDRGVGHRWGHLVAFLDYAQQLGTNVIQLGPIFQSASHGYDTLDFFAIDDRLGDEADFVEFIAECESRGLKVIVDGVFNHVAAGSQYDTAPLVSDTVFEGHGSLRELDHSRAEVVDLVVEVMSYWCERGVAGWRLDAAYAMPPEFWAQVVPRVRERFPQAWFVGEMIHGDYADYVQRSGLDSVTQYELWKAVWSSIKDRNFFELEWSLRRHNEFCAVFRPMTFVGNHDVNRIATTVGADGAALAHAVLLTVPGVPELYYGDEQGFTGTKFERVGGDDEVRPSFPQSPSQFSPLGEKMHRWVQLLISVRRRHPWLVDARVETLEVTNEQLGYAVIGAEDSQRVEVWLDVAAGSARVVESGQVVAEYPHC comes from the coding sequence GTGAGCTTTTCAGATCATGCAATCCTTTGGCACGTGTACCCGCTGGGATTTGTCGGTGCGCCGATCCGGCCGGAATCCCCCGAAGATCGCGGGGTGGGGCATAGGTGGGGGCACCTGGTGGCCTTTTTGGACTATGCGCAACAGTTGGGCACCAACGTGATCCAGCTGGGCCCGATTTTCCAGTCGGCCTCCCACGGTTATGACACGCTGGATTTTTTCGCCATCGATGACCGCCTGGGGGATGAGGCGGATTTTGTGGAGTTCATCGCCGAGTGTGAATCCCGTGGCCTGAAGGTAATTGTCGATGGGGTGTTTAACCACGTGGCCGCGGGAAGCCAGTACGACACCGCCCCGCTGGTGAGCGACACCGTGTTTGAGGGGCATGGCAGTTTGCGGGAGCTCGACCACAGTCGTGCCGAGGTGGTCGATTTGGTGGTCGAGGTGATGAGTTATTGGTGTGAGCGTGGGGTTGCGGGGTGGCGTTTGGATGCTGCCTATGCGATGCCGCCGGAGTTTTGGGCGCAGGTTGTGCCGCGGGTGCGGGAGAGGTTCCCGCAGGCGTGGTTTGTGGGGGAGATGATCCACGGCGATTATGCGGATTATGTGCAGCGTTCGGGGTTGGATTCGGTCACCCAGTATGAGCTGTGGAAGGCGGTGTGGTCGAGCATTAAGGACCGGAACTTCTTCGAGTTGGAATGGAGTTTGCGCCGCCATAACGAGTTTTGCGCGGTGTTTCGCCCGATGACTTTTGTCGGCAATCATGATGTGAACCGGATTGCGACGACGGTGGGGGCTGATGGGGCTGCGTTGGCGCATGCGGTGCTGTTGACTGTGCCCGGGGTGCCGGAGTTGTATTACGGCGATGAGCAGGGTTTTACGGGCACGAAGTTTGAGCGGGTTGGTGGCGATGATGAGGTGCGGCCGAGTTTTCCGCAGTCTCCGAGTCAGTTCAGCCCGCTGGGGGAGAAGATGCACCGGTGGGTGCAGTTGTTGATTAGTGTGCGGCGTCGTCATCCGTGGCTGGTGGATGCGCGGGTGGAGACCCTTGAGGTCACTAATGAGCAGTTGGGGTATGCGGTGATCGGTGCGGAAGACTCGCAGCGTGTGGAGGTGTGGCTGGATGTGGCTGCGGGTTCTGCCCGGGTGGTTGAGTCTGGCCAGGTGGTGGCGGAGTATCCACACTGCTAG